In the Solibacillus sp. FSL K6-1523 genome, one interval contains:
- a CDS encoding ATP-binding cassette domain-containing protein: MKHEPIQIDIHNLQKSFGNKEILHNISTTFKKGEFIAVIGKSGSGKSTLLRLVASLEEITHGELLFDGVPATQSDANVKMMYQDSRLLPWKKVIDNVGLGLAGNWSALAEDALDKVGLLHLKDEWPSTLSGGQKQRVALARALIHEPSLLMLDEPLSALDALTRIEMQNLIESIWQKNHFTALLVTHDVSEAVRLADRIILIEDGSIAFDEPIAVPRPRKLTNPFLIELEDKILNRLMKGREIDLTSEKQPSINPLNLLVNP; the protein is encoded by the coding sequence ATGAAACATGAACCGATTCAAATTGATATCCACAATCTTCAAAAATCATTTGGAAATAAGGAAATTCTTCATAACATTTCGACTACATTTAAAAAAGGAGAGTTTATTGCTGTTATTGGGAAAAGTGGTAGCGGGAAAAGTACGCTATTACGTTTAGTAGCTAGCCTTGAGGAAATTACACACGGTGAATTGCTGTTTGATGGCGTTCCCGCTACGCAATCCGATGCGAACGTTAAAATGATGTATCAAGATTCTCGTCTCCTTCCTTGGAAAAAAGTAATTGATAACGTCGGACTTGGTTTAGCAGGTAATTGGTCTGCTTTAGCAGAAGATGCATTAGATAAGGTTGGTTTACTTCATTTAAAAGATGAGTGGCCTTCAACATTATCTGGTGGTCAAAAACAGCGAGTTGCACTTGCTCGAGCCTTAATTCATGAGCCTTCTCTTTTAATGCTCGACGAACCATTAAGTGCGCTCGACGCATTAACTCGCATCGAAATGCAAAATTTAATAGAATCCATTTGGCAAAAAAATCACTTTACAGCGTTGCTTGTAACACATGATGTAAGTGAAGCTGTACGCTTAGCAGATCGTATTATTTTAATAGAAGATGGCTCCATTGCGTTCGATGAGCCCATTGCAGTACCTCGCCCTCGCAAATTAACAAACCCTTTTTTAATCGAGCTTGAGGATAAAATATTAAACCGATTAATGAAGGGTAGAGAGATCGACTTAACAAGTGAGAAACAACCTTCTATTAATCCATTGAACCTTTTAGTTAATCCATGA
- a CDS encoding ABC transporter permease subunit, whose protein sequence is MKKTTFDFRPWVIPVVLLIIWEVIVRFEIVSPSLFPSPITIVETAWNLLVDGDLTTHIGISLGRALTGMLIGGAIGFALGVLNGLSKNFYIYLDTTIQMIRNIPHLALIPLVIVWIGIGEDAKIFLVVLGVLFPVYVNTFHGIRNVDPNLVEMGRMYNLKGWQLFRHVLLPGALPSIFVGLRYALGVMWLTLIIAETIPTQAGLGYLATNAREFMQTDIIILSIIIYALLGKLADIIAQFGENRALKWNASYNK, encoded by the coding sequence ATGAAAAAAACGACTTTTGATTTTCGACCTTGGGTAATCCCTGTGGTGCTATTAATCATTTGGGAAGTTATTGTGCGATTTGAAATTGTTTCCCCATCGCTCTTCCCTTCTCCGATTACAATTGTAGAAACCGCTTGGAACTTACTTGTAGACGGTGATTTAACTACACATATCGGCATTAGTCTCGGGCGTGCATTAACAGGTATGTTAATCGGCGGTGCGATTGGCTTTGCACTTGGCGTTTTAAACGGTTTATCGAAAAATTTCTATATTTATTTAGACACGACGATTCAAATGATCCGCAACATTCCTCATCTCGCTTTAATTCCTTTAGTCATTGTTTGGATAGGAATTGGCGAGGATGCCAAAATCTTTTTAGTCGTACTAGGCGTGTTATTTCCCGTTTACGTGAACACATTCCATGGTATACGGAATGTCGATCCGAACTTAGTAGAAATGGGCAGAATGTATAACTTAAAGGGTTGGCAACTATTTAGGCATGTCCTTTTACCAGGCGCACTTCCTTCTATTTTCGTTGGGTTGCGTTATGCACTTGGGGTTATGTGGCTTACATTAATTATCGCTGAAACAATTCCAACTCAAGCTGGACTTGGCTATTTAGCTACAAACGCACGTGAATTTATGCAAACCGATATCATTATTTTAAGCATTATTATTTATGCGCTCCTCGGGAAATTAGCCGATATCATCGCGCAATTTGGAGAAAATCGTGCATTGAAATGGAATGCTAGTTATAACAAATAA
- a CDS encoding GNAT family N-acetyltransferase, with protein MNLSAITVSFPLDDETYEEIQVLCKTSSRIDGQIYQQVMNLPVAKSYEMKGFYVLVYDDDKNELVGAGTALDLMGLNTYEWSMVVAPMYRQLGIGNAILNVLHEGMETRGSEGELALMVEGANFGREFLQKNNYLYSFSEATLEAKAEILQENSSLTVRPFMQKETEAIVTILMATFGDMREESLELIDYNTTTEGLIMWTVEYDEEVIGTITTRKEGEVQWITAFAVAPTMQGRGIGTQILQWVKDYAIRNGEKMVLLDVEIENAGALRVYEKAGFMKSIQMDYFILV; from the coding sequence ATGAATTTATCGGCAATTACAGTATCGTTTCCTTTAGATGATGAAACGTATGAAGAAATCCAAGTATTATGTAAAACAAGTTCCCGTATTGATGGACAAATATATCAGCAGGTGATGAATTTACCTGTCGCGAAAAGTTATGAAATGAAAGGCTTTTATGTACTTGTATACGATGATGATAAAAATGAATTAGTTGGGGCGGGGACTGCGCTTGATTTGATGGGATTAAACACCTATGAATGGTCGATGGTCGTTGCGCCGATGTATCGCCAACTCGGTATTGGCAATGCGATTTTAAATGTCCTGCATGAAGGGATGGAAACGCGCGGTAGTGAAGGTGAGCTTGCATTAATGGTGGAAGGCGCGAATTTTGGACGTGAGTTTTTACAAAAAAATAACTACTTGTATAGCTTTTCAGAAGCGACGCTAGAAGCAAAGGCAGAAATTTTACAGGAAAATTCAAGTTTGACAGTACGTCCGTTTATGCAAAAAGAAACAGAGGCAATTGTGACAATTTTAATGGCGACATTTGGTGATATGCGTGAAGAATCACTTGAGTTAATCGATTATAATACAACAACCGAGGGCCTAATCATGTGGACCGTCGAATATGACGAGGAAGTGATAGGCACAATTACAACGCGTAAAGAAGGTGAAGTGCAGTGGATTACTGCATTTGCGGTTGCACCAACTATGCAAGGTCGTGGAATCGGTACGCAAATATTACAGTGGGTAAAGGATTACGCGATTCGAAACGGGGAAAAAATGGTGCTGCTCGATGTCGAGATTGAAAATGCGGGTGCGCTACGTGTGTACGAAAAAGCAGGCTTTATGAAATCCATTCAGATGGATTATTTCATATTAGTGTAA
- a CDS encoding EAL domain-containing protein: protein MTKEQISIACNELLQISPFPSFLVSLDGLFLKGHFGDLSYATTDLEELKQQPIASTILPMFNKSLLNTILDSTQPMCFQNVELTIKNNKPIHVTLYTKLTNYQQEQVIHMLCIPTDSIRLMNDEQQHLVDLKNGIHNSFMTVTLDNEGFIVHTNQHFLTTSHWTPKRVLGKNFWQLFPSDDESLKEVQQIWKVLQNGNIWQGDIQKITKDEQPYWVHLTAIPMSSQNSVDNRFFFIERDITNEKLMQNRLEKIAYIDPETGMINVHRLEQIITQMIEEERHFSFVYLSIDKFYTIKDLHGDFAGGSLILEFTKRMKMYFQDSTMARINENDFVVITPLPEWFTHGFLSYLQQHPIYNDSVAIPVSISGGITRFPEDQSTFAQLMKASLATITNVRAAGGDNILSLSNATHKALNRKSIVEKRLLLALDQRNLQVLYQPQLDLKTNKITSVEALVRWDDEEIGVVSPDELIPIAEETGLINNIGSFMLEKACEQAVAWKNAGLPITVSINSSVREFRDKNMAKSILETLERTGCPANLLQIEITEKFALEAEAEMGIIKQMRILENEGIVFSLDDFGTGYASFRYMQLLPISILKIDQTFTNTLLKSDKSRQLVHGMVQLGKSMNLTIIAEGVETEEQQDLLKSYGCDAVQGYYISKPVSNNEIFNILK, encoded by the coding sequence ATGACAAAAGAACAAATTTCTATAGCATGTAATGAACTATTGCAGATTAGCCCTTTCCCATCCTTTCTAGTATCACTAGACGGACTATTTCTAAAAGGTCATTTTGGTGATTTATCATATGCCACAACAGATTTAGAAGAATTAAAACAACAACCAATTGCCAGTACAATACTTCCAATGTTTAACAAAAGTCTATTAAACACGATTTTAGATAGCACGCAGCCTATGTGTTTTCAAAATGTTGAATTAACTATAAAAAACAATAAACCTATCCATGTAACGCTATATACAAAACTCACGAACTACCAACAAGAGCAAGTTATTCATATGCTTTGTATCCCGACCGACTCCATTCGTTTAATGAATGATGAGCAACAGCATTTAGTCGACTTAAAAAATGGTATTCACAATTCATTCATGACCGTAACGCTTGATAATGAAGGCTTTATTGTGCATACAAACCAGCATTTTTTAACAACAAGCCACTGGACTCCAAAGCGCGTACTTGGAAAAAACTTTTGGCAACTCTTCCCCTCAGACGATGAAAGCTTGAAAGAAGTGCAACAAATTTGGAAAGTCCTTCAAAACGGCAACATTTGGCAAGGTGACATCCAAAAGATAACAAAGGATGAGCAGCCGTATTGGGTTCACTTAACAGCAATTCCGATGAGCAGCCAAAATTCAGTCGACAATCGCTTTTTCTTTATCGAGCGCGATATTACAAATGAAAAGTTGATGCAAAATCGATTGGAGAAAATTGCTTACATCGATCCTGAAACAGGGATGATTAACGTACATCGACTTGAACAAATTATTACGCAAATGATTGAAGAAGAGCGCCATTTTTCATTCGTCTATTTAAGCATTGATAAATTTTATACAATTAAAGATTTACATGGTGATTTTGCTGGGGGCTCGCTTATTTTAGAGTTTACGAAACGCATGAAAATGTATTTCCAAGACAGCACAATGGCGCGCATTAACGAAAATGACTTCGTTGTCATTACTCCATTGCCAGAATGGTTTACACATGGTTTTTTAAGTTATTTGCAGCAACACCCTATTTACAATGACAGTGTAGCCATTCCCGTTTCTATTAGTGGTGGTATTACACGATTCCCAGAAGATCAATCGACATTTGCTCAACTTATGAAAGCCTCTCTTGCAACAATTACAAATGTTCGTGCAGCAGGCGGAGATAATATTTTGTCATTATCAAATGCAACACACAAAGCATTAAACCGAAAATCCATTGTTGAGAAACGTTTATTACTTGCCCTGGATCAAAGAAATTTACAAGTACTTTATCAACCGCAACTTGATTTAAAGACAAATAAGATTACTTCAGTTGAAGCGCTTGTCCGTTGGGATGATGAGGAAATCGGTGTTGTTTCTCCTGACGAATTAATTCCTATTGCAGAAGAAACAGGCCTAATTAATAACATCGGTTCATTCATGCTCGAAAAAGCGTGTGAACAAGCAGTCGCATGGAAAAACGCCGGACTTCCAATCACAGTAAGTATTAACTCCTCTGTCCGTGAATTCCGCGATAAAAACATGGCCAAATCGATTTTAGAAACACTTGAACGTACAGGATGTCCAGCGAATTTATTACAAATTGAAATTACCGAGAAGTTTGCACTTGAAGCTGAAGCTGAGATGGGTATCATTAAACAAATGCGCATATTAGAAAATGAAGGCATTGTCTTTTCTTTAGACGATTTTGGAACAGGCTACGCATCGTTCCGCTATATGCAACTATTACCGATTTCAATTTTAAAAATTGACCAAACCTTTACAAACACACTATTAAAGTCCGATAAATCACGACAACTTGTTCATGGTATGGTCCAACTTGGTAAATCAATGAATTTAACAATCATTGCAGAAGGTGTAGAAACCGAAGAACAGCAAGATCTGCTAAAAAGTTATGGCTGTGACGCGGTTCAAGGGTATTATATTAGTAAGCCTGTGTCGAATAATGAAATTTTCAACATCTTAAAATAA
- a CDS encoding aliphatic sulfonate ABC transporter substrate-binding protein, producing MKKWIITFGLFFILTTLAACSNDSKEPSDAKAANKKEELQTINIGYQKGNTLHILKETGILDEAAKEKGLTIKWELFTHGTTLMEGIYAGAIDFGHAADGPGIFAQASNKSFYYVGADAPNPEGVGIVALKKSGITNLEDLKNKKVGVIKGGNHHYSTVLALESVGLSVDDVEWIYPKDAAQGRALFETGQIDALASYDPFFASAEIETDSNTLVNGDIDNYPNRTFYFATTNFADKHPDIVQFILEKINESDEWANDNNEKLIDIMSKALGINEEVIRKQINRRTFGASEITKDIISAQQKQAEKYFEIGLIPVEVNVQGKVWVNKN from the coding sequence AGTGGATAATTACATTTGGACTTTTCTTTATTTTGACAACTCTTGCTGCATGTTCTAACGATAGTAAAGAGCCTTCCGATGCCAAAGCAGCAAATAAAAAAGAAGAGTTACAAACAATTAATATCGGTTATCAAAAAGGAAATACGCTTCACATTTTGAAAGAAACAGGGATTTTAGATGAAGCTGCGAAAGAAAAAGGTTTAACGATTAAATGGGAGTTATTCACACATGGTACTACGCTAATGGAAGGAATTTATGCAGGGGCAATCGACTTTGGTCACGCTGCTGATGGTCCTGGAATTTTTGCACAAGCATCGAATAAATCATTTTATTACGTCGGCGCAGATGCACCAAATCCTGAAGGTGTCGGGATTGTCGCCCTAAAAAAATCAGGCATCACCAATTTAGAAGACTTAAAAAACAAAAAAGTTGGAGTTATTAAAGGCGGGAATCACCACTACTCAACTGTTCTCGCATTAGAATCAGTCGGTCTATCAGTAGATGATGTAGAGTGGATATATCCAAAAGACGCTGCACAAGGCCGCGCTTTATTCGAAACAGGGCAAATTGACGCATTAGCTTCTTATGATCCGTTCTTCGCATCCGCAGAAATCGAAACAGACTCGAATACATTGGTAAATGGTGACATCGATAACTATCCGAACCGCACATTTTACTTTGCAACGACGAATTTTGCCGACAAGCACCCTGATATAGTCCAATTTATTTTAGAAAAAATCAATGAATCTGATGAATGGGCAAATGATAACAACGAAAAACTTATCGATATTATGTCTAAAGCACTTGGCATTAACGAGGAGGTCATTCGTAAGCAAATTAATCGCCGTACGTTCGGCGCCTCTGAAATTACGAAAGATATTATCAGTGCCCAACAAAAACAAGCAGAGAAGTATTTTGAGATTGGTTTAATTCCAGTTGAAGTAAATGTGCAAGGTAAAGTTTGGGTAAATAAAAATTAA